From a single Streptomyces sp. NBC_00377 genomic region:
- a CDS encoding sigma-70 family RNA polymerase sigma factor, with product MSVDGGDGSLGPDGDAEADGPAAPQVPRQGGRGHGLTGGLPGSPLGDPTVRPPVDRTDPADSSVPAQRERRGEGALPPSRDVPTADTDLIGRMRSGDDTAYEELYRRHADAVRRYARTCCRDAHTADDLTAEVFARMLQAVRGGSGPEHAVRAYLLTCVRRVAAGWTRSAKREQLVDDFAVFAAQSARSSEAADDTAPVGSFGSGPGADVRAMHEAEQSMAMQAFRSLPERWQAVLWHTEVEEESPSEVAMLFGLDANGTRVLASRAREGLKQAYLQAHVSAALTHDEECARYADQLGGYARRRLRTRAERGLRKHLDECAKCRLAAVQIEEVASSIPAVVPVAVIGWFGAAGYAKAVALIAGGAGAGAAGAAAVAGGSSGGAGAGSGALASEGLAAPVKAGIAAGVVAVAAAAVALALVGNDAPAGRPEAGPPASAPAPVARPEEPTPTATPPKGRAPESPESPMLIPAAAAPTPAPARTPGPTPTPTPTPASTLSPAPAPKATPTPTPTPTPTPPPPPAPTVFPLSGLPFDLDGDGSGPEIRLRGSSWVWQRYGLSIADRRYERGVTVHGNSSVTVELNRACTSYDALVGVDDLMTKLGKVSFAVYADGSRLWWSGVIEGGEAAVPVHVDLTGRTTVRLVVEPRNGLDSVVLADWADSGFTCS from the coding sequence ATGAGTGTCGACGGCGGGGACGGGTCACTCGGTCCGGACGGTGACGCGGAGGCCGACGGCCCCGCCGCACCGCAGGTGCCGCGCCAGGGTGGACGCGGGCACGGTCTGACGGGTGGTCTGCCCGGCAGCCCCCTGGGCGATCCGACGGTGCGTCCGCCGGTCGACCGGACGGACCCGGCCGACAGCAGTGTCCCCGCTCAGCGTGAGCGGCGCGGGGAGGGCGCCCTGCCGCCTTCGCGGGACGTCCCGACGGCGGACACCGACCTGATCGGCCGGATGCGTTCGGGTGACGACACGGCGTACGAGGAGCTGTACCGGCGTCATGCCGACGCCGTGCGCCGTTACGCCCGCACCTGCTGCCGGGACGCGCACACCGCCGACGACCTGACCGCCGAGGTCTTCGCCCGCATGCTCCAGGCGGTGCGCGGCGGCTCCGGGCCCGAGCACGCCGTCCGCGCCTACCTCCTCACCTGCGTCCGGCGGGTGGCCGCCGGCTGGACGCGGTCGGCGAAGCGCGAACAGCTCGTCGACGACTTCGCGGTGTTCGCCGCGCAGTCCGCCCGCTCCAGCGAGGCCGCCGACGACACCGCGCCCGTGGGCTCCTTCGGGTCGGGCCCCGGCGCCGACGTGCGCGCCATGCACGAGGCCGAACAGTCCATGGCCATGCAGGCCTTCCGCTCACTGCCCGAACGCTGGCAGGCGGTGCTGTGGCACACCGAGGTCGAGGAGGAGTCCCCGAGCGAGGTCGCCATGCTCTTCGGCCTCGACGCCAACGGCACGCGCGTGCTCGCCAGCCGCGCCCGTGAGGGTCTCAAGCAGGCGTATCTCCAGGCCCATGTCAGCGCCGCCCTCACCCATGACGAGGAGTGCGCCCGCTACGCCGACCAGCTGGGCGGCTACGCCCGCCGCAGGCTGCGCACCCGCGCCGAGCGAGGGCTGCGCAAGCATCTGGACGAGTGCGCCAAATGCCGGCTGGCCGCCGTGCAGATCGAGGAGGTCGCCAGCAGCATCCCCGCCGTCGTACCGGTCGCCGTCATCGGCTGGTTCGGCGCCGCCGGGTACGCCAAGGCGGTCGCGCTCATCGCCGGTGGCGCAGGAGCCGGTGCGGCGGGCGCGGCCGCCGTCGCGGGCGGTTCCTCGGGAGGGGCGGGCGCCGGGAGCGGCGCGTTGGCCTCGGAGGGGCTGGCCGCCCCCGTGAAGGCCGGGATCGCGGCCGGTGTGGTCGCTGTGGCGGCCGCGGCGGTGGCCCTCGCCCTTGTCGGCAACGACGCCCCCGCCGGGCGTCCCGAGGCCGGACCCCCGGCGTCCGCGCCGGCGCCGGTCGCGCGGCCCGAGGAGCCGACGCCCACCGCGACCCCGCCGAAGGGGCGCGCGCCGGAATCACCGGAATCGCCGATGCTCATCCCGGCGGCCGCCGCCCCCACGCCGGCCCCGGCCCGGACCCCGGGGCCGACGCCCACGCCGACGCCGACACCGGCCTCCACGCTCAGCCCGGCACCCGCCCCGAAGGCGACGCCCACGCCCACCCCGACGCCCACGCCCACGCCCCCGCCTCCACCCGCGCCCACGGTGTTTCCGCTCAGCGGGCTGCCCTTCGACCTCGACGGCGACGGGAGCGGACCGGAGATCAGGCTGCGCGGGAGCAGTTGGGTGTGGCAGCGGTACGGGCTGTCCATCGCGGACCGGCGCTACGAACGCGGGGTCACGGTGCACGGCAATTCCTCCGTCACCGTGGAGCTCAACCGGGCGTGCACCTCCTACGACGCGCTCGTCGGCGTCGACGACCTGATGACGAAGCTGGGCAAGGTCTCCTTCGCCGTCTACGCCGACGGAAGCCGGCTCTGGTGGTCCGGGGTGATCGAGGGCGGCGAAGCGGCCGTCCCCGTACACGTGGATCTCACCGGCCGCACCACCGTGCGTCTGGTCGTCGAGCCGCGCAACGGCCTCGACTCGGTGGTGCTCGCGGACTGGGCGGATTCCGGGTTCACCTGTTCGTAG
- a CDS encoding TetR/AcrR family transcriptional regulator, which produces MHTQNSHWSSTSALPPGGAVGAAVGNGRGEGARTAPLRVDAQRNLEHVLRAAREVFGELGYGAPMEDVARRARVGVGTVYRRFPSKDVLVRRIAEEETSRLTDQARAALGQEDEPWSALSRFLRTSVSSGAGRLLPPQVLRVGVSEDEAGGAPADEVRVPQQRTQPGGGELRLVAGDGTTATVDDAGAAALLEVVGRLVERAREAGELRTDVSVSDVLLVIATAAPSLPDPAQQAAASARLLDILLEGLRSRPSS; this is translated from the coding sequence ATGCACACTCAGAACTCGCATTGGTCGTCCACGTCCGCGCTGCCACCCGGCGGCGCGGTCGGTGCGGCGGTGGGCAACGGACGGGGAGAGGGCGCGCGGACAGCGCCGCTCCGCGTGGACGCACAGCGCAATCTGGAACACGTACTGCGGGCCGCGCGCGAAGTGTTCGGTGAGCTGGGTTACGGCGCACCGATGGAGGACGTGGCACGGCGGGCGCGGGTCGGTGTCGGCACGGTGTACCGGCGCTTCCCCAGCAAGGACGTCCTGGTACGGCGGATAGCCGAGGAGGAGACGTCCCGGCTGACCGATCAGGCACGGGCTGCGCTCGGCCAGGAGGACGAGCCGTGGTCGGCGCTGTCGCGCTTCCTGCGGACGTCCGTGTCGTCAGGCGCCGGGCGGCTGCTGCCGCCGCAGGTGCTGCGGGTCGGGGTCTCGGAGGACGAAGCCGGGGGCGCGCCCGCGGACGAGGTCCGGGTGCCGCAGCAGCGGACCCAGCCCGGTGGCGGTGAGCTGCGGCTCGTCGCGGGCGACGGGACGACGGCCACGGTCGACGACGCCGGGGCGGCGGCGCTGCTCGAGGTCGTGGGCAGGCTCGTGGAGCGGGCGCGCGAGGCGGGTGAGCTGCGCACCGACGTGTCGGTGTCGGACGTGCTGCTGGTCATCGCGACGGCCGCGCCCTCGCTGCCGGATCCGGCGCAGCAGGCGGCGGCCTCGGCGCGGCTGCTGGACATCCTGCTGGAGGGCTTGCGGTCGCGGCCCTCTTCCTGA
- a CDS encoding NAD(P)/FAD-dependent oxidoreductase codes for MVKERARILVVGGGYVGMYTALRLQRKLKQELGRGAAEITVVTPDPYMTYQPFLPEAAAGSISPRHVVVPLRRVLPHCRVVVGEVTAIDHAKRTATLTTLATDEEGTGPQQLTYDELVLAPGSVSRTLPIPGLADHAIGFKTVEEAIGLRNHVIEQMDIASSTRDPAIRDAALTFVFVGGGFAGVEALGELEDMARYTTRYYHNVKPEDMKWILVEAFDRILPEVGADMGRYTVSELRRRNIDVRLDTRLESCADRIAVLSDGARFPTRTVVWTAGVKPHPLLAATDLPLNGRGRLKCTPQLTIDGVTHAWAAGDAAAVPDVTAGEPGRETAPNAQHAVRQAKVLADNIARSLRGEPLQTYAHKYVGSVASLGLHQGVAHVYGRKLKGYPAWFMHRAYHLSRVPTFNRKARVFAEWTLSGLFKREIVSLGSLEHPRAEFELAAGGKPSDESSGDPKGSS; via the coding sequence ATGGTGAAGGAACGTGCGCGCATTCTCGTTGTCGGCGGCGGCTACGTCGGGATGTACACGGCCCTGCGGCTCCAGCGGAAGCTGAAACAGGAACTCGGCCGGGGCGCGGCCGAGATCACGGTCGTCACACCCGACCCGTACATGACCTATCAGCCCTTCCTCCCCGAGGCGGCCGCGGGCTCCATCTCCCCCCGGCACGTCGTCGTGCCGCTGCGCCGCGTCCTGCCGCACTGCCGGGTCGTGGTCGGCGAGGTCACCGCGATCGATCACGCCAAGCGCACCGCCACCCTCACCACCCTCGCCACCGACGAAGAGGGCACCGGCCCCCAGCAGCTGACGTACGACGAACTGGTCCTCGCGCCCGGCTCCGTCTCCCGCACGCTCCCCATCCCGGGCCTGGCCGACCACGCCATCGGCTTCAAAACCGTCGAGGAGGCCATCGGACTGCGCAACCACGTCATCGAACAGATGGACATCGCCTCCTCCACCCGCGACCCCGCGATCCGCGACGCGGCCCTCACCTTCGTCTTCGTCGGCGGCGGCTTCGCGGGCGTGGAAGCGCTCGGCGAGCTGGAGGACATGGCCCGCTACACCACGCGCTACTACCACAACGTGAAGCCCGAGGACATGAAGTGGATCCTGGTCGAGGCCTTCGACCGGATCCTGCCGGAGGTCGGCGCCGACATGGGCCGCTACACCGTCAGTGAGCTGCGCCGCCGCAACATCGACGTACGCCTCGACACCCGCCTGGAGTCCTGCGCCGACCGGATCGCCGTCCTCAGCGACGGCGCCCGCTTCCCCACCCGTACGGTCGTGTGGACCGCCGGTGTGAAACCGCACCCGTTGCTCGCCGCCACCGACCTCCCGCTGAACGGCCGAGGCCGGCTGAAGTGCACCCCCCAGCTGACCATCGACGGCGTCACGCACGCGTGGGCGGCCGGAGACGCCGCCGCCGTGCCCGACGTGACGGCCGGCGAACCCGGCAGGGAGACCGCCCCGAACGCCCAGCACGCCGTCCGCCAGGCCAAGGTCCTCGCCGACAACATCGCGCGCTCCCTGCGCGGCGAACCCCTCCAGACGTACGCGCACAAGTACGTCGGCTCGGTCGCGTCCCTCGGCCTCCACCAGGGCGTCGCCCACGTCTACGGGCGCAAGCTCAAGGGCTACCCCGCCTGGTTCATGCACCGCGCCTACCACCTCAGCCGCGTGCCCACCTTCAACCGCAAGGCGCGCGTGTTCGCCGAATGGACCCTCTCCGGGCTCTTCAAACGGGAGATCGTTTCTCTGG